A genomic segment from Chanos chanos chromosome 2, fChaCha1.1, whole genome shotgun sequence encodes:
- the LOC115828641 gene encoding extracellular calcium-sensing receptor-like, protein MADGDLTLGGIFPLHYKVEMPETDYSKQPLTAQCKGFDPRAFRWALTLRLAVEEINQREDLLPNHTLGYKIFDSCFTPVTAQRAVLAALNGQDVAHSSMCSGAGPLLAVIGESGSSQTIVLSRTLQPFEIPLISYFSTCSCLSDRRQFPTFFRVVPNDDYQVKAIAQLLRKFGWTWIGVVTEDHAYGRFALQGLKREIENTDICLAYHEMIPKDFKRERVLEILKVMKRSTARVVVVFSVEGEFYPFLKEFMTQNITGIQWIASEAWITASMLAESFSFLTGTIGFAIRQGQIPGLGDYLMTVDPWKYPSSPIVNELWESLYSCSPSPSVPSSRNSHLPPCTGQEKLQLQHSAYFDTSSPRVAYNVYKAVYATAHALHNLIVCKPGSGPFDHLSCANISNVYPWQFQHYLQDVSFSISGENMNFDENGDSIPSYDLINWQTGPDGEIQFVKVGFYDGSKGAKDAGKELVIQEDSIMWPGNQNKVLVSVCSESCVPGFRKAVHQGQPICCFDCIPCDTGKVSNETDSVDCTPCPEDYWSNAAGTRCIPKAVEFLTHDAMGVALTLIAVVGACLTVAVLVVFHYYRNTPIIRTNNSELSFFILFALALCFLCALVFIGEPTSWSCMLRHTAFSITFSLCISCILGKTLVVLVAFTATRPGYKVMKWLGPKQQRVIIFSCTMVQVMIGAAWLITSPPFPSRNTQYQRSKIILECRVGSDVAFWCVLGYIGLQASVCFILAFLARKLPGNFNEAKYITFSMLIFCAVWLAFVPAYVSSPGKFTTAVEIFAILASSFGLLLCLFAPKCYIILLKPERNTKQHLIGKWMQ, encoded by the exons ATGGCTGATGGAGACCTGACATTAGGAGGAATTTTCCCATTGCATTACAAAGTAGAAATGCCAGAAACAGATTACTCAAAGCAACCTTTGACAGCACAGTGTAAAGG ATTTGACCCCAGGGCTTTCCGCTGGGCTTTAACTCTGAGGCTGGCAGTGGAAGAGATCAACCAGAGGGAGGATCTGTTACCCAACCACACACTGGGTTACAAAATATTTGACTCCTGTTTCACCCCAGTGACTGCCCAGAGAGCAGTGCTGGCAGCGCTGAATGGGCAGGATGTCGCACACAGTTCCATGTGTTCTGGGGCAGGTCCTTTATTAGCTGTAATTGGAGAATCTGGGTCATCTCAAACCATTGTACTTTCCAGGACTCTACAGCCCTTCGAAATCCCACTG ATCAGTTATTTTTCAACATGCTCTTGTCTGAGTGATAGGAGACAGTTTCCAACATTTTTCAGAGTGGTCCCAAATGATGACTATCAGGTCAAGGCCATTGCTCAGCTCCTGAGGAAATTTGGCTGGACTTGGATTGGTGTTGTCACTGAGGACCATGCCTATGGCAGATTTGCCCTGCAGGGTCtcaaaagagagatagagaacacTGATATCTGCCTGGCATATCATGAAATGATCCCAAAAGACTTCAAACGGGAACGGGTCCTGGAAATTCTGAAAGTTATGAAAAGATCCACAGCAAGGGTGGtggttgttttctctgttgagGGGGAGTTTTACCCCTTCCTTAAGGAGTTTATGACTCAAAATATCACTGGAATCCAGTGGATTGCTAGCGAGGCTTGGATAACAGCTTCAATGTTAGCAGAGTCTTTCTCCTTCTTAACTGGCACAATAGGTTTCGCTATTCGCCAAGGACAGATACCAGGACTGGGAGACTACCTCATGACAGTAGACCCATGGAAGTACCCATCCAGTCCCATAGTAAATGAGTTATGGGAGTCTCTGTATAGttgctccccctccccctctgtcccCTCCAGCAGAAACTCTCATCTGCCTCCAtgcacaggacaggagaaacTTCAGCTGCAGCACTCTGCCTACTTTGACACATCCAGTCCTCGTGTGGCCTATAATGTATACAAAGCTGTGTATGCTACAGCTCATGCTCTTCATAATCTCATTGTCTGTAAGCCTGGATCTGGACCATTCGACCATTTATCATGTGCAAATATCAGCAATGTTTATCCCTGGCAG TTCCAGCATTATCTACAAGAcgtttctttttctatctctggTGAAAACATGAATTTCGATGAGAATGGAGACTCTATTCCATCATATGATCTGATAAACTGGCAGACAGGTCCAGATGGAGAAATTCAGTTTGTGAAAGTGGGCTTTTATGATGGGAGTAAAGGTGCAAAGGATGCTGGGAAGGAACTGGTCATCCAAGAGGATTCAATCATGTGGCCCGGCAATCAGAATAAG GTGCTGGTCTCTGTTTGCAGTGAAAGCTGTGTTCCAGGATTCAGGAAAGCTGTCCATCAAGGACAGCCTATTTGCTGCTTTGATTGCATACCATGTGACACTGGCAAAGTTAGTAATGAGACAG ATTCAGTAGATTGTACTCCCTGTCCTGAAGATTACTGGTCAAATGCTGCAGGAACAAGATGTATACCAAAGGCAGTTGAGTTCCTCACCCATGATGCAATGGGGGTGGCCCTGACACTGATAGCTGTAGTAGGAGCCTGCCTCACAGTTGCTGTGTTGGTAGTTTTCCACTACTACAGAAACACCCCCATCATCCGCACCAACAACTCTGAACTGagtttcttcattttgttcGCTCTGGctctgtgctttctctgtgctctggtttTTATTGGAGAGCCCACTTCCTGGTCATGCATGCTGCGTCACACAGCTTTCAGCATCACCTTCTCCCTGTGCATCTCCTGCATCCTGGGTAAGACCCTGGTGGTGCTGGTTGCTTTCACTGCAACTCGGCCAGGATACAAAGTCATGAAGTGGCTGGGGCCCAAACAGCAGAGAGTCATCATCTTCAGCTGTACCATGGTCCAGGTGATGATCGGTGCTGCTTGGCTCATCACTTCCCCTCCTTTCCCCTCCAGAAACACCCAGTATCAGCGGTCCAAGATTATCCTGGAATGCAGAGTGGGCTCAGATGTGGCCTTCTGGTGTGTTCTGGGCTACATTGGGCTTCAGGCaagtgtttgtttcattttggcatTCCTGGCCCGAAAGTTGCCAGGAAATTTTAACGAGGCCAAATATATCACATTCAGCATGCTGATATTTTGCGCTGTGTGGTTAGCCTTTGTACCTGCCTATGTCAGCTCACCTGGCAAGTTTACCACAGCAGTGGAGATCTTTGCTATTTTGGCATCAAGTTTTGGTTtgcttttatgtttatttgctCCAAAGTGTTACATTATTCTACTGAAACCAGAGAGGAACACCAAACAGCATCTGATAGGGAAATGGATGCAGTAA
- the LOC115804760 gene encoding extracellular calcium-sensing receptor-like gives MGKATLFLLLLLTKISPRPSAAVCSLLGQLAQPLLSVERDFNIGAVFSIHRVAKLNRHPFTSRPQPATCISLNLRDFQFAQTVIFAIEEINNSTLILPGVSLGYKIYDACGSIDQAIRAGMALMNGHSETLSDTSCSSSPFVQAIIGESSSSPTIGIASVVGPFSIPLISHFATCSCLSNRKRFPTFFRTIPSDYYQSKALAQLVKHFGWTWVGTVRSRNDYGNNGIAIFEEAAQHEGICVEYSEAIFRTDPRKELLKTVEVMKRATARVVVAFMALGDIIPLLTELALQNVTDIQWVGSESWITSRGLAETTEYNFLIGAVGFAIKNAKLEGLWEFLTKVHPDQSPQNALLREFWETAFQCTFNDSQRGSVLCTGSESLAELKNQYTDTSELSMANKVYTGVYSVAHALHHLMQDLNSTNSSQWSQITPQKVLEYIREVNFTAKTGERIFFDASGDPAARYDLVNWQRAEDGTLWFKKVGLYDSSQPSEKRFILSHEYMIWAGGQNQKPVSVCSESCPLGTRKAVQKGRPVCCFDCISCAGGEISNETDSNYCFPCDLEHWSNENRDRCVFKETEFLSYTEIMGIVLAFFSVFGASITMLVSLVFLMYKDTPIVKANNSELSFLLLLSLKLCFLCSLTFIGRPSEWSCMLRHTAFGITFVLCISCVLGKTIVVLMVFRATLPGSNVVKWFGPPQQRLSVLAFTLIQILICVLWLTISPPFPYKNMKRYKEKIILECDVGSAVGFWAVLGYVGLLAVLCFVLAFLARKLPDNFNEAKFITFSMLIFCAVWITFIPAYVSSPGKFAVAVEIFAILASSFGLLLCIFAPKCYIILLKPEHNTKKHIMGKSSTKAH, from the exons ATGGGCAAGGCAACActgtttctgctgctgcttctgACTAAAATCTCTCCTAGGCCGTCTGCAGCAGTATGCAGCCTTCTGGGTCAGCTAGCACAGCCACTCCTGTCTGTAGAGAGAGACTTTAACATTGGAGCAGTTTTTTCCATTCACAGAGTGGCAAAGCTGAACAGACATCCTTTTACTTCTAGACCACAGCCAGCAACATGCATCAG TCTGAATTTGCGTGACTTCCAGTTTGCTCAGACTGTGATCTTTGCCATAGAGGAGATAAACAACAGCACACTGATTCTCCCAGGTGTCTCTCTGGGTTATAAGATATATGATGCCTGTGGTTCCATAGACCAGGCAATACGTGCAGGCATGGCATTAATGAACGGTCATTCTGAGACTCTCAGTGACACGTCCTGCTCCAGTTCTCCTTTTGTGCAGGCAATTATCGGGGAGTCCAGCTCCTCTCCGACTATTGGCATAGCATCTGTGGTTGGACCTTTCAGCATACCTCTG ATCAGTCACTTTGCTACATGCTCATGCCTTAGCAACCGAAAGAGATTCCCCACCTTCTTCAGAACAATTCCCAGTGATTACTACCAGAGCAAAGCTCTGGCCCAACTCGTCAAGCACTTTGGCTGGACCTGGGTGGGAACAGTCAGGAGCCGCAATGATTATGGGAACAATGGCATAGCCATCTTTGAAGAGGCAGCACAACATGAAGGCATTTGTGTTGAGTACTCAGAAGCCATCTTCAGGACTGATCCAAGAAAGGAGCTACTGAAGACTGTGGAGGTGATGAAAAGGGCCACTGCCAGAGTTGTGGTGGCATTTATGGCTCTTGGTGATATCATTCCACTGCTGACAGAGCTGGCCCTGCAGAAtgtcacagatatacagtgGGTGGGCAGTGAATCCTGGATCACCTCACGAGGCCTTGCTGAGACAACAGAGTACAACTTCCTCATAGGTGCTGTTGGCTTTGCCataaaaaatgcaaaactgGAAGGTTTATGGGAGTTCCTAACTAAAGTGCATCCTGATCAGTCACCACAGAATGCCCTTCTGAGAGAGTTCTGGGAGACAGCTTTTCAGTGCACCTTTAATGATAGCCAAAGAGGCAGTGTGCTGTGTACAGGGTCAGAGAGTTTAGCTGAACTGAAAAACCAGTACACTGACACATCAGAGTTGAGCATGGCAAACAAAGTGTACACAGGAGTGTATTCTGTTGCACATGCTTTACATCATTTAATGCAAGACTTGAACTCCACGAACAGCAGCCAGTGGAGTCAGATCACACCACAAAAG gtTCTGGAGTATATAAGAGAGGTCAACTTCACAGCCAAAACTGGTGAGCGGATCTTCTTTGATGCAAGTGGGGATCCAGCTGCAAGGTATGACCTTGTCAACTGGCAGCGAGCAGAAGATGGAACCCTATGGTTTAAAAAAGTGGGCCTTTACGATAGCTCACAGCCTTCAGAAAAGCGCTTTATCCTGAGTCATGAATACATGATATGGGCAGGGGGACAGAATCAG aaacctgtgtctgtgtgcagtgagagCTGTCCCCTGGGTACTAGAAAAGCTGTACAGAAAGGAAGGCCAGTTTGTTGCTTTGATTGTATCTCATGTGCAGGTGGAGAGATCAGTAATGAGACAG ATTCTAATTACTGCTTTCCTTGTGATTTGGAGCACTGGtctaatgaaaacagagacagatgtgtatttAAAGAGACTGAATTCCTCTCATATACAGAAATTATGGGGATagttcttgcttttttttcagtgtttggtgCAAGTATTACAATGCTGGTGTcacttgtgtttttaatgtataaAGACACTCCTATTGTCAAAGCCAACAACTCAGAGCTaagcttcctcctcctcctgtcacttaaattatgttttctctgttcacttACATTCATTGGTCGACCCTCTGAATGGTCCTGCATGTTACGCCACACAGCTTTTGGCATCACCTTTGTCCTCTGCATCTCCTGTGTTCTGGGGAAAACAATAGTAGTATTAATGGTCTTCAGGGCTACACTTCCAGGCAGTAATGTCGTGAAATGGTTTGGGCCCCCACAACAGAGACTCAGTGTCCTTGCCTTCACTCTCATACAGATTCTTATTTGTGTGCTTTGGTTAACAATATCACCTCCATTCCCATATAAGAATATGAAGCGCTACAAAGAGAAGATCATTCTAGAATGTGATGTGGGTTCAGCAGTTGGTTTCTGGGCTGTGTTAGGTTATGTAGGACTTCTGgctgtcctgtgttttgtgttggctTTTCTGGCCCGCAAACTGCCTGATAATTTCAATGAAGCCAAATTCATCACTTTCAGTATGCTCATATTCTGTGCAGTGTGGATCACCTTTATCCCAGCTTATGTCAGTTCTCCTGGAAAGTTTGCTGTAGCTGTGGAGATATTTGCTATTTTAGCTTCCAGTTTTGGTTTACTCTTATGTATATTTGCTCCAAAATGTTATATAATTTTGCTGAAGCCAGAgcataacacaaaaaaacatataatgGGCAAGTCTTCAACAAAGGCCCATTGA